The Methylomonas koyamae genome has a segment encoding these proteins:
- a CDS encoding DUF1508 domain-containing protein gives MPATFELKTNDENQYFFHFLNGKGELILMSADYGNKDEALQAINEVRTGSLMSHQIAAGKVAEGDTFFVIKDTKGDIIVKSVLYSSAMVFDNALHAVKDNACVAEVVDLTA, from the coding sequence ATGCCAGCCACTTTCGAACTGAAAACCAACGACGAAAACCAGTATTTCTTTCATTTTTTGAACGGCAAAGGCGAGCTGATTTTGATGAGCGCCGATTACGGCAACAAGGACGAAGCGCTGCAGGCCATCAATGAAGTCAGGACCGGCTCGTTGATGAGCCACCAGATTGCTGCCGGCAAGGTGGCCGAGGGCGATACCTTCTTCGTCATCAAGGATACCAAGGGCGACATCATCGTCAAAAGCGTTTTATACAGTTCGGCTATGGTGTTCGATAACGCGTTGCATGCGGTTAAGGACAACGCCTGCGTCGCCGAAGTCGTGGATCTAACCGCGTAA
- a CDS encoding DUF2130 domain-containing protein, which produces MTEATITCPNCSTAVPLTESLAAPLLAATRKQFEQQLKQKDADIAQREQALKLQQQQLQDAQRELENQVKQQVDKQLQAERQRVIEEESRKAKQAAAAELEHKNRELADLTEVLKVRDAKLAEAQQAQAELIKKQRELDDAKRELELTVEKRVQDNLTQVRDQAKREAEEGLKLRVLEKDQTIAAMQQKIEELKQKAEQGSQQLQGEVQELELENLLRAKFPFDSIEPVAKGEFGGDVLQRVSGPNGTPAGSILWESKRTKNWSDGWLVKLREDQRAAKAELAVIVSQALPKDVETFDVIDGVWVTSPRAALPVATILRHTLLEIGLARLAAEGQHGKTEMVYQYLTGPRFRQRVEAIVEAFSTMQEDLDKERKAILKQWAKREAQIERVMNATVGMYGDLQGIAGKSLQEIEGLEMRALGVDDDSD; this is translated from the coding sequence ATGACCGAAGCCACCATCACCTGCCCCAATTGCAGCACAGCCGTGCCGCTGACCGAATCGCTGGCCGCGCCGCTGCTGGCCGCCACCCGCAAGCAATTCGAGCAACAACTCAAACAAAAAGACGCCGACATCGCCCAGCGCGAACAAGCCCTGAAACTGCAACAGCAGCAACTGCAAGACGCCCAGCGCGAACTGGAAAACCAGGTCAAACAGCAGGTCGACAAACAACTGCAAGCCGAACGCCAACGGGTGATCGAAGAAGAAAGCCGCAAGGCCAAGCAAGCGGCGGCGGCCGAGCTGGAACACAAAAACCGCGAACTGGCTGACTTGACTGAAGTGTTGAAAGTCCGCGACGCCAAACTGGCCGAGGCCCAGCAAGCCCAGGCCGAACTGATCAAAAAGCAGCGCGAGCTCGACGACGCCAAGCGCGAACTGGAACTGACCGTGGAAAAACGGGTGCAAGACAACCTAACCCAGGTGCGCGACCAAGCCAAGCGCGAAGCCGAGGAAGGCCTGAAACTGCGGGTGCTGGAAAAAGACCAGACCATCGCCGCGATGCAGCAAAAGATCGAAGAACTCAAGCAAAAAGCCGAGCAAGGCTCGCAGCAATTGCAAGGCGAAGTGCAGGAACTGGAATTGGAAAACCTGCTGCGCGCCAAATTCCCGTTCGACAGCATCGAACCCGTCGCCAAGGGCGAATTCGGCGGCGACGTGTTGCAAAGGGTCAGCGGCCCGAACGGCACGCCAGCCGGCAGCATTTTGTGGGAATCCAAGCGCACCAAAAACTGGAGCGACGGCTGGCTGGTGAAACTGCGTGAAGATCAGCGCGCCGCCAAGGCCGAACTGGCCGTCATCGTCAGCCAGGCCTTGCCCAAGGACGTGGAAACCTTCGACGTCATCGACGGCGTTTGGGTCACCAGCCCGCGCGCCGCGTTGCCGGTCGCAACCATCTTGCGCCATACCCTGCTGGAAATCGGCCTGGCCCGCCTGGCCGCCGAAGGCCAGCACGGCAAGACCGAGATGGTCTACCAATACCTGACCGGCCCCCGCTTTCGACAACGAGTCGAAGCCATCGTCGAAGCCTTCTCGACGATGCAGGAAGACCTGGACAAGGAACGCAAGGCCATCCTGAAGCAATGGGCCAAACGCGAAGCGCAAATCGAGCGGGTCATGAACGCCACGGTCGGCATGTACGGCGACTTGCAAGGCATCGCCGGTAAATCGTTGCAGGAGATCGAGGGCTTGGAGATGCGGGCGTTGGGGGTGGATGACGATTCGGATTGA
- a CDS encoding AbrB/MazE/SpoVT family DNA-binding domain-containing protein: MTEAILDIKQWGNNLGVRLPAAIAKAAHLHNHQRVRISVEDDKVIITPIADETLTLEQRLARFDPERHGGEAMAVGEEIGAERW; the protein is encoded by the coding sequence ATGACCGAAGCCATACTCGACATCAAACAATGGGGTAACAACCTCGGCGTGCGCCTGCCCGCAGCGATTGCCAAAGCCGCCCATTTGCATAACCATCAACGGGTGCGAATTTCCGTTGAAGACGACAAGGTGATTATTACGCCGATAGCCGATGAAACCTTGACGTTGGAGCAGCGCTTGGCTCGCTTCGATCCCGAGCGGCACGGCGGCGAAGCGATGGCAGTCGGGGAAGAAATCGGTGCCGAACGTTGGTAA
- a CDS encoding type II toxin-antitoxin system PemK/MazF family toxin, with amino-acid sequence MVSRKQTTAWAPERQDIIWIDCNPQVGQEMRDIHPFLVLSPRIFNEKTSLVIGLPMTTSAYNADNPFAVAVGKAGGRKAEQTSYVLCHQPKSFDWRLRKAKPHPLKSLPSNLFAQVCERLNQIIQIGSC; translated from the coding sequence TTGGTAAGCCGCAAGCAAACAACGGCCTGGGCGCCGGAACGGCAAGACATCATCTGGATCGATTGCAATCCGCAAGTTGGCCAGGAGATGCGCGACATCCATCCGTTTTTGGTGCTTTCCCCACGCATCTTCAACGAAAAAACCTCGCTGGTGATCGGCTTGCCGATGACGACCTCCGCCTACAATGCCGACAATCCGTTTGCGGTAGCAGTCGGTAAAGCCGGTGGCCGCAAAGCCGAACAAACTAGTTATGTACTTTGCCACCAACCCAAATCCTTCGACTGGCGCTTGCGCAAGGCCAAACCGCATCCGCTCAAGTCATTGCCGAGCAATTTGTTCGCTCAGGTTTGCGAGCGGTTGAATCAGATTATTCAGATCGGTTCGTGCTGA
- a CDS encoding RNA-directed DNA polymerase, whose amino-acid sequence MNIDKAIELALDNIRKEGLTDIFTTPFEVSLLKNEHFRVLLSDQIKARINSNSLAGLKVYPISHVLFPKKDAYDFRRAALIQPVDTITYLALVLMYADVIEKHRIEKRNNVVFSYRFKPKGGYLFDPKYNYTSFQAHVSERQKSRRVKVLVKCDISNFYDRLNLHRLESTLLSLPIDNKLIKLTNELLLFWANRDSYSLPIGGNASRILAEAALTSVDDYLRSLKVQFCRFVDDYRLFAPDAKTAHAWLTILVERLYLEGLTVNPAKTVIEDVSKKSKSSTAISEEARQVANELRQGRIIVGYSGTIPTKFRELSERDISELKEVATEELEKKITTNEILQPDDVRRFLRIVVASGDYSKLSLYQSLVEKFPQFTPLLVDLLIKKEPLIPVALKESIKGYFSDILSEGAKYPEYMLISIVRLLGTKGFSNASSLMELFRSLKRNSGAYIGRAVLDALSENTTRTDVLEIRQYYPRADLWEKRSIIRIVDSILSEEEKRPWRKNVKVHSSEDYFAIESFDPKKAKK is encoded by the coding sequence TTGAACATCGACAAGGCAATCGAATTAGCCCTAGATAATATCCGTAAGGAGGGGCTGACGGATATCTTTACCACGCCTTTCGAAGTGTCATTGTTGAAAAATGAGCATTTCCGTGTGCTCTTATCTGACCAAATCAAGGCAAGAATCAATTCCAACTCTTTAGCTGGCCTAAAAGTATACCCAATCAGCCACGTCCTTTTTCCCAAAAAGGATGCCTATGATTTCCGTCGTGCCGCGCTGATTCAACCAGTCGATACAATAACTTATCTGGCTCTTGTACTGATGTACGCAGATGTTATTGAGAAGCACCGTATTGAAAAAAGAAATAATGTTGTTTTTTCCTATAGGTTCAAACCCAAAGGCGGTTACCTTTTTGACCCCAAGTACAATTACACTTCTTTTCAAGCACATGTCTCGGAGCGACAAAAAAGCCGAAGGGTCAAGGTGCTTGTTAAATGTGACATATCCAACTTCTATGATCGTCTGAATCTTCATCGCCTTGAATCAACACTGCTTAGTCTCCCAATCGACAACAAACTGATAAAACTCACCAACGAGTTGTTGTTGTTCTGGGCGAATAGAGATTCATATAGTCTTCCTATTGGAGGCAACGCGAGCAGAATCCTGGCAGAAGCGGCCTTGACTTCCGTAGATGATTATTTGCGTTCATTAAAAGTCCAATTCTGCAGATTCGTGGATGATTATCGTCTTTTCGCCCCTGATGCCAAAACTGCTCACGCATGGCTAACGATCTTGGTAGAAAGATTATATTTGGAGGGTTTAACTGTAAATCCAGCAAAAACAGTTATCGAAGATGTTTCCAAGAAATCTAAATCGTCAACAGCTATATCTGAGGAGGCAAGGCAGGTTGCAAATGAACTTCGCCAAGGGCGAATAATTGTTGGCTACTCAGGTACTATCCCTACCAAATTCAGAGAGTTGTCCGAACGCGATATTTCCGAACTCAAAGAGGTTGCAACCGAGGAATTAGAAAAGAAAATCACGACAAACGAAATCTTGCAGCCTGATGATGTTAGGAGATTTCTCCGGATTGTTGTCGCAAGTGGCGATTACAGCAAGCTCTCTCTGTATCAATCTTTGGTCGAGAAGTTTCCTCAGTTCACCCCTTTGCTCGTAGATCTTCTTATCAAGAAAGAACCCCTTATTCCAGTCGCGTTAAAGGAGTCAATAAAAGGCTATTTCTCAGATATTTTGTCAGAAGGTGCGAAGTATCCGGAATACATGTTAATTTCTATCGTCAGACTCCTGGGCACAAAAGGGTTTTCAAATGCCAGCTCATTGATGGAGTTGTTTCGTAGTTTAAAAAGAAATTCAGGAGCATATATCGGGCGAGCGGTCTTGGATGCTCTTTCGGAAAATACAACAAGAACCGATGTCTTGGAAATAAGACAGTATTACCCAAGGGCTGATCTCTGGGAAAAGAGGTCAATTATTAGAATTGTCGATTCCATCCTTTCAGAAGAAGAAAAGCGCCCGTGGCGTAAAAATGTAAAAGTACATTCATCCGAAGATTATTTCGCGATTGAATCATTCGATCCAAAGAAAGCGAAAAAATGA
- a CDS encoding REP-associated tyrosine transposase: MTRSRYRVLQNPSPHFMTATINHWLPLFTRPATVNIVLDSWRFLQRENGFQLYGYVILENHLHLIAASADLSRDMQRFKAYTAKQIIAYLQQSGSARVLELLALLKRPHKTESEFQVWEEGNHPQLIETEAAMRQKLDYIHRNPVERGYVDLPEHWRYSSARNYAGLEGLIEVVREW; this comes from the coding sequence ATGACCCGCAGCCGCTACCGAGTCCTGCAAAACCCCAGTCCGCACTTTATGACCGCGACGATCAACCATTGGCTGCCGCTGTTTACCCGGCCGGCGACGGTTAATATCGTGCTGGATTCCTGGCGGTTTTTGCAGCGCGAAAACGGGTTTCAACTGTACGGCTATGTGATCCTGGAAAACCATCTGCATTTGATCGCCGCGTCGGCGGATTTGAGCCGAGACATGCAGCGCTTTAAGGCTTATACCGCCAAGCAAATCATCGCCTATCTACAACAAAGCGGCTCGGCGCGGGTGTTGGAGTTATTGGCGTTGTTGAAGCGGCCGCATAAGACCGAGAGCGAGTTTCAGGTGTGGGAAGAAGGCAATCATCCGCAACTGATCGAAACCGAGGCGGCGATGCGGCAGAAGCTGGATTACATCCACCGGAATCCGGTAGAGCGCGGTTATGTCGATTTACCGGAGCATTGGCGCTACTCCAGCGCGCGGAATTATGCGGGGTTGGAAGGCTTGATCGAGGTGGTTCGGGAATGGTGA
- a CDS encoding flavodoxin, translated as MNKIGIFYGTEQGMTEMMAQVMYRVLGDDIASEPVNVNRASVAQLLSYQALILGIPSYGVGEIPGRTTGSEEGNWEEFLFRLDEADLSGKRIALFGLGNQQKYYDRFAGSLIHLYHYVAGYGAEVVGAWSTDGYHFTYSNSVVDGKFVGLVLDHHNQPELTKSRILDWLDQIKPALLEKLDC; from the coding sequence ATGAACAAAATCGGCATTTTCTACGGAACCGAACAAGGCATGACCGAGATGATGGCTCAAGTCATGTACCGAGTGCTGGGCGACGATATCGCCAGCGAACCGGTAAACGTCAATCGGGCGTCGGTCGCTCAGCTATTAAGTTACCAGGCCTTGATTCTGGGCATACCCAGCTACGGGGTCGGCGAAATTCCCGGCCGGACCACCGGCAGCGAAGAAGGCAACTGGGAGGAATTCTTGTTCCGGCTGGACGAAGCCGATCTGTCCGGCAAACGCATTGCCTTGTTTGGCTTGGGCAATCAGCAAAAATATTATGATCGCTTCGCCGGTTCCTTAATTCATTTGTACCACTACGTGGCCGGCTACGGCGCCGAGGTGGTGGGCGCCTGGAGCACGGACGGCTACCACTTTACCTATTCCAACTCGGTGGTGGACGGCAAATTTGTCGGCTTGGTTCTGGACCACCACAATCAACCAGAGCTGACCAAATCGCGGATTCTGGATTGGCTGGATCAAATAAAACCGGCATTGCTGGAGAAGCTAGACTGTTAA